One Williamsia phyllosphaerae DNA segment encodes these proteins:
- a CDS encoding SDR family oxidoreductase, which yields MIGNVLVVVGVGGMGEAIARRLGSGRPLVLADHDDTKLQALSSAMRRQGYAVRDHAVDVSDRGSVRELAAFAAGLGPVTAVAHTAGLSPAQAPAERIAAVDLVGVALSLDEFGEVIAPGGAGVYISSIAGHIFRDAVDEATAAIFATAPAEELADVGLLSMPDVPADLARAMTYGYAKRANQIRVQAQAPRWGDRGARVNSISPGVVATPMGWDEFEAEFAHDAYKSMVTDNAAGRFGTAEDVAAAADFLLDSTKSSFVSGVDLLVDGGTLAGISTGRVSMSPAENRT from the coding sequence ATGATCGGAAACGTGCTGGTGGTGGTCGGTGTCGGCGGCATGGGAGAGGCCATCGCACGACGGCTGGGGTCGGGCCGGCCGCTGGTCCTCGCCGACCACGACGACACAAAACTGCAGGCGTTGAGTTCGGCCATGCGCCGCCAGGGTTATGCCGTGCGTGACCACGCGGTCGACGTCAGCGATCGAGGGTCGGTCCGCGAACTGGCGGCTTTCGCGGCCGGATTGGGCCCGGTCACGGCGGTCGCGCACACCGCGGGGCTGTCACCGGCGCAGGCGCCGGCCGAGCGGATCGCCGCGGTCGACCTGGTGGGCGTGGCACTGTCGCTCGACGAGTTCGGCGAGGTGATCGCTCCCGGGGGCGCCGGGGTCTACATCTCCAGCATCGCCGGCCACATCTTCCGCGACGCCGTCGACGAAGCGACGGCCGCGATCTTCGCGACCGCCCCCGCCGAGGAGCTGGCGGATGTCGGACTGCTGTCCATGCCCGATGTCCCCGCTGACCTCGCGAGGGCCATGACCTACGGATACGCCAAGCGGGCCAACCAGATCCGCGTACAAGCCCAGGCGCCACGCTGGGGCGATCGCGGGGCGAGGGTCAACTCGATCAGTCCCGGCGTGGTCGCCACCCCGATGGGCTGGGACGAGTTCGAGGCCGAGTTCGCCCACGACGCCTATAAGTCGATGGTCACCGACAACGCCGCCGGTCGGTTCGGCACCGCGGAGGACGTGGCCGCGGCCGCTGACTTCCTGCTCGACTCCACCAAGTCGAGCTTCGTCTCCGGCGTCGACCTCCTCGTCGACGGCGGGACGTTGGCCGGGATCAGCACCGGGCGGGTGTCGATGTCCCCGGCCGAGAACCGGACATGA
- a CDS encoding SRPBCC family protein, with product MAAPLIEASTDIKASPEKVWSIVSDLARMGEWSPQCRKIIVRGGAVGQGTKTINVNKRGLLVWPTTSKVVTFEPNREIAYRITENHTVWGFEITPSADGVTLTERRVAADGKTTAVSALLVDKVLGGKDNFEIELEEGIKETLAKIKAAAERA from the coding sequence ATGGCAGCACCGCTGATCGAAGCCTCGACCGACATCAAGGCCAGCCCCGAGAAGGTCTGGTCGATCGTGTCCGACCTGGCCCGCATGGGCGAGTGGAGCCCCCAGTGCCGCAAGATCATCGTGCGCGGTGGCGCCGTCGGACAGGGCACCAAGACCATCAACGTCAACAAGCGCGGCCTGCTGGTGTGGCCTACCACGTCGAAGGTCGTGACGTTCGAGCCCAACCGCGAGATCGCGTATCGGATCACCGAGAACCACACCGTGTGGGGCTTCGAGATCACCCCGTCCGCCGACGGCGTCACGCTGACCGAGCGTCGGGTGGCCGCCGACGGCAAGACCACCGCGGTGTCGGCGTTGCTCGTCGACAAGGTGTTGGGCGGCAAGGACAACTTCGAGATCGAGCTCGAAGAAGGCATCAAAGAGACGTTGGCCAAGATCAAGGCGGCCGCCGAGCGCGCCTGA
- a CDS encoding ankyrin repeat domain-containing protein: MAVAHLPERPDLGQLRKQAREFQRAVRDGEPDALADAALDHPDPDFPLARAQSMTARRHGFVSWPRLVRHVEAIRARLWEYCEPATNASPADQFLRLACLNYAADDPTRPSQATTVLSENPTLPSTDLAVAAVVGDVPAVRAALSRNASVATEPTGPYDWSPLMYLAYGRVPTALADTIGAATLLLEAGADVNDGRFFDGLPIPFTVLTGVFGGGENAQPPHPHSTALARLLLERGAEPNDAQTLYNRMFTTADDFLEVLFEFGLGTGDGGPWRRELPDLLPSHTDALRDLLGWALNHDQVDRVELLARHGVDVVSPLGTGRTPIEVAVGNGHTRLAARLAELGAAVPVLDPVEAFVAAVMSGDAAAVAGTPAAVVDAARVARPELVVWAAGHGRVESVELLVESRFDIDALGRSDLPVSEPWQTALHTAVERDDAAMIMRLLELGADASVRDVRFDATPAQWADHLGHDDLAGLFEP; encoded by the coding sequence ATGGCTGTTGCCCATCTCCCCGAACGCCCGGATCTCGGTCAGCTGCGAAAGCAGGCCCGTGAGTTCCAACGCGCGGTCCGCGACGGCGAACCCGACGCCCTCGCGGACGCGGCGCTGGACCACCCCGATCCCGACTTCCCGCTTGCGCGAGCGCAATCAATGACGGCCCGACGCCACGGTTTCGTCAGTTGGCCTCGCCTCGTGCGACACGTCGAGGCCATCCGGGCGCGCCTCTGGGAGTACTGCGAACCCGCCACCAATGCGTCACCGGCGGATCAGTTCCTGCGCCTGGCCTGCCTGAACTACGCCGCCGACGATCCCACTCGTCCGTCGCAGGCGACGACGGTGCTGTCGGAGAACCCGACCCTGCCAAGTACCGATCTCGCCGTGGCTGCGGTCGTCGGTGACGTCCCCGCCGTGCGAGCGGCGCTGTCGCGCAACGCATCCGTCGCGACGGAGCCGACGGGCCCATACGACTGGTCGCCACTGATGTATCTGGCCTACGGACGGGTGCCGACCGCTCTCGCGGACACGATCGGCGCGGCAACCCTTTTGCTGGAGGCAGGGGCCGACGTGAACGACGGCCGGTTCTTCGACGGGCTGCCCATCCCGTTCACCGTTCTGACCGGCGTCTTCGGAGGCGGCGAGAACGCTCAACCGCCCCATCCCCACTCGACGGCGCTCGCACGGCTGCTGCTGGAGCGCGGCGCGGAACCGAACGACGCCCAGACGCTGTACAACCGGATGTTCACCACCGCCGACGACTTCCTCGAGGTGCTGTTCGAATTCGGTCTCGGGACCGGTGACGGCGGACCCTGGCGACGCGAACTACCGGACCTGCTGCCGTCACACACCGACGCCCTTCGGGATCTCCTCGGGTGGGCGCTGAATCACGATCAGGTGGATCGGGTGGAACTGCTCGCCCGGCATGGTGTCGACGTCGTGAGTCCGCTCGGCACCGGACGTACTCCGATCGAGGTGGCCGTCGGCAACGGTCACACGCGACTGGCCGCCCGCCTCGCCGAACTCGGTGCGGCCGTGCCGGTTCTCGACCCCGTCGAGGCTTTCGTGGCCGCGGTGATGTCCGGCGACGCGGCAGCGGTGGCGGGCACCCCGGCCGCAGTGGTCGATGCGGCGAGAGTGGCCCGGCCGGAACTGGTCGTGTGGGCGGCCGGGCACGGCCGCGTCGAGTCGGTGGAACTGCTCGTCGAGTCCCGTTTCGACATCGACGCTCTCGGACGGTCGGACCTTCCGGTGTCCGAGCCCTGGCAGACGGCGCTGCACACCGCCGTCGAACGCGACGACGCCGCGATGATCATGCGATTGCTCGAACTGGGCGCTGATGCCTCGGTGCGCGACGTCCGCTTCGATGCGACGCCGGCACAGTGGGCCGATCATCTGGGTCACGACGACCTCGCCGGCCTGTTCGAGCCGTAG
- a CDS encoding isochorismatase family protein, which translates to MSTPKRALIVVDIQQEYFEGPLQIAYPPRDESLANIVSAIDTAVAQDIPMVIVQHQMPDGAPVFVEGTPGWSLHPEIEKRTTPTTKHVHKSYGSVFAGTDVAEWLRARDVDTVTIVGFMTNNCDLATAVEAEGLGFAAEILSDATGAINLANEAGHVSAETLHTTLMVLLQSNFAAVTTTAEWTAAVASSQPIEVNNLVVSAIEGRSVAVG; encoded by the coding sequence ATGAGCACACCGAAACGCGCACTGATCGTCGTCGACATCCAGCAGGAGTACTTCGAGGGTCCGCTTCAGATCGCCTACCCGCCACGCGACGAATCGCTCGCCAACATCGTCTCCGCCATCGACACCGCTGTCGCACAAGATATCCCGATGGTCATCGTTCAGCACCAGATGCCCGACGGTGCCCCCGTCTTCGTCGAGGGGACGCCCGGATGGTCGCTGCACCCGGAGATCGAGAAGCGGACGACGCCCACGACCAAGCACGTGCACAAGAGCTACGGCAGCGTGTTCGCCGGCACCGACGTCGCCGAGTGGCTGCGGGCACGCGACGTCGACACCGTCACCATCGTCGGCTTCATGACCAACAACTGCGATCTCGCCACGGCGGTGGAGGCCGAGGGCCTGGGGTTCGCCGCCGAGATCCTGTCCGACGCCACCGGAGCGATCAACCTGGCCAACGAGGCCGGACACGTCTCGGCCGAAACGCTGCACACCACCCTGATGGTGCTGTTGCAGTCGAACTTCGCCGCGGTGACCACCACCGCCGAGTGGACCGCCGCCGTGGCGTCCTCGCAGCCCATCGAGGTCAACAACCTCGTGGTGTCAGCGATCGAGGGGCGCTCGGTCGCCGTCGGCTGA
- a CDS encoding DUF4345 domain-containing protein, with the protein MNRRLRRPSSETAVRGVVAALGILPVVSGVRGVLEGPEGAPGGGSTTPSVDSEYRFVNVFWLAVGPGLCWSMAAPRERATTTRILLGLAASGGVPRLMSWRAVGRPHPVFRAATALELIGVPAVLLWHRSVFGSDPQSA; encoded by the coding sequence ATGAACCGACGTCTGCGTCGACCATCCAGCGAGACTGCGGTGCGGGGTGTGGTTGCAGCGCTGGGGATCCTCCCGGTGGTGTCTGGTGTGCGGGGTGTCCTCGAAGGTCCGGAAGGCGCCCCGGGTGGGGGCTCGACGACGCCGAGCGTGGACAGCGAGTACCGGTTCGTGAATGTCTTCTGGCTTGCCGTGGGACCCGGTCTGTGCTGGTCGATGGCAGCACCCCGAGAACGCGCGACGACGACCAGGATCCTGCTCGGCCTGGCCGCGTCCGGTGGAGTGCCCCGCCTGATGTCGTGGCGCGCCGTCGGCCGTCCTCACCCGGTCTTCCGGGCCGCGACTGCACTCGAACTCATCGGTGTGCCCGCCGTTCTGCTCTGGCATCGGTCCGTGTTCGGGTCTGATCCCCAATCCGCCTGA
- a CDS encoding HAD-IIA family hydrolase, translating to MAEGLLLDIDGVLVTSWQPLPGAVEALATLTERRIPRLFLTNTTSKSRAQIAAALADCGFDVAAEEILSAAKLTAEYLEAEYPGKRTWVLNDGPVADDMNGVSLCAPDDDPEVVVLGGAGPDFTHDAISRVLELMISGVPVVAMHRSMTWSTDHGMMIDTGVYLEGLEKAAGAKIRAIGKPSPVGFRSAVEAMGIEPTSVVMVGDDLHNDVLGAQAAALIGVLVRTGKFRADALATVQSDEFGPVPDHVIDSVADLPALWDELAGSERGRR from the coding sequence ATGGCCGAGGGACTGCTGCTGGACATCGACGGGGTGCTCGTCACCTCGTGGCAGCCGCTGCCCGGCGCCGTCGAGGCGCTTGCGACGCTGACCGAACGCCGGATCCCACGACTGTTCCTCACGAACACGACGTCGAAGTCCCGCGCGCAGATCGCCGCAGCACTGGCCGACTGCGGGTTCGATGTCGCCGCCGAGGAGATCCTCAGTGCGGCCAAGCTCACCGCGGAGTACCTCGAGGCGGAGTACCCCGGCAAGCGGACGTGGGTGCTCAACGACGGACCCGTCGCCGACGACATGAACGGGGTGTCGCTGTGTGCTCCCGACGACGACCCCGAGGTTGTGGTGCTCGGCGGCGCCGGCCCCGACTTCACCCATGACGCCATCTCGCGGGTGCTGGAGTTGATGATCTCCGGGGTCCCCGTGGTCGCGATGCACCGGTCGATGACGTGGTCCACCGATCACGGCATGATGATCGACACCGGCGTCTACCTCGAGGGTCTGGAAAAGGCTGCGGGAGCCAAGATCCGGGCGATCGGCAAGCCGTCGCCGGTGGGTTTCCGGTCGGCGGTGGAGGCCATGGGCATCGAACCCACGTCGGTGGTGATGGTCGGCGACGACCTGCACAACGACGTTCTCGGGGCGCAGGCCGCGGCTCTCATCGGGGTCCTGGTGCGGACCGGCAAGTTCCGGGCCGACGCCCTGGCGACGGTGCAGAGCGACGAGTTCGGCCCGGTACCCGACCACGTCATCGATTCCGTCGCCGATCTGCCCGCGCTGTGGGACGAGCTGGCGGGCTCAGAGCGAGGGCGCAGATGA
- a CDS encoding dipeptidase, giving the protein MSTLTHLTEGVDRLMPRAQADLTTLVAFPSVHIAPDQRQACADAASWVADAFAEVGVPCESIPTSDGSIAVVGHRPGPDGSPTVLLYSHHDVQPAGDTALWHSDAFALTERDGRWYGRGTADCKGNVIAHLTALRAVGDDLACGIRVVIEGSEEAGGEGLDHLARERPELFDADMILIGDTGNVAVGTPTLTTSLRGVVNVKVTVSTLGSDVHSGQFGGAAPDALAALVAGLASLRDADGNTTIDGLDADQTWSGAPYDPDVFRTDATILDGVDIIGSGAPADMVWARPAVTVIGLDAPRTAEAAAAIVPTAAAMLNLRVPPGMDPAIALDALTRHLQAHIPWHAQVVVDPEATGAPFAADTSGPGYRALSDAMEQAYGAPVAHSGQGGSIPLCTVLSEICPRAEIALLGVEEPRCRIHAPNESVDPTEIARTALSEALFLRSFGTR; this is encoded by the coding sequence ATGTCCACGCTCACCCATCTCACCGAGGGCGTCGACCGCCTGATGCCCCGCGCCCAGGCGGATCTGACCACCCTGGTCGCCTTCCCGTCCGTACACATCGCACCCGATCAGCGCCAGGCGTGCGCCGACGCCGCGTCCTGGGTGGCCGACGCGTTCGCCGAGGTCGGGGTGCCGTGTGAATCCATCCCCACCTCCGACGGCAGCATCGCCGTCGTCGGACACCGCCCCGGTCCCGACGGCTCGCCGACGGTGCTGCTCTACAGCCATCACGACGTACAGCCCGCAGGCGACACCGCGCTGTGGCACTCGGATGCCTTCGCCCTCACCGAGCGCGACGGTCGTTGGTACGGACGCGGGACCGCCGACTGCAAGGGCAACGTCATCGCCCACCTGACCGCGTTGCGCGCAGTCGGTGACGACCTCGCCTGCGGCATCCGGGTCGTCATCGAGGGATCGGAGGAGGCCGGCGGCGAGGGACTCGACCACCTCGCCCGTGAACGTCCCGAACTCTTCGACGCCGACATGATCCTCATCGGCGACACCGGCAACGTCGCGGTGGGCACCCCGACCCTCACCACCAGCCTGCGCGGTGTGGTCAACGTGAAGGTGACCGTGTCGACCCTGGGCTCCGACGTGCACTCCGGCCAGTTCGGTGGTGCGGCACCGGACGCACTCGCCGCCCTCGTCGCGGGACTGGCCAGTCTGCGCGACGCCGACGGCAACACCACCATCGACGGCCTCGACGCCGACCAGACATGGTCGGGAGCACCGTACGACCCCGATGTTTTCCGCACGGACGCAACGATTCTCGACGGTGTCGACATCATCGGGTCGGGCGCTCCCGCCGACATGGTGTGGGCTCGTCCGGCGGTCACCGTCATCGGGCTCGACGCCCCTCGGACCGCCGAGGCCGCCGCCGCGATCGTCCCGACCGCCGCGGCCATGCTCAATCTCCGCGTACCGCCGGGGATGGATCCGGCGATCGCACTCGACGCACTGACCCGCCACCTGCAGGCGCATATCCCCTGGCACGCACAGGTGGTCGTCGACCCCGAGGCCACCGGCGCACCGTTCGCGGCCGACACCTCCGGCCCCGGCTACCGCGCCCTCAGCGATGCGATGGAACAGGCCTACGGCGCCCCGGTCGCCCACTCCGGGCAGGGCGGCTCGATCCCGTTGTGCACGGTGCTCTCCGAGATCTGCCCGCGCGCGGAGATCGCACTGCTCGGGGTCGAGGAGCCACGGTGCCGTATCCACGCCCCGAACGAGAGCGTCGACCCGACCGAGATCGCGCGGACCGCACTGTCGGAGGCGTTGTTCCTGCGGTCGTTCGGCACCCGGTGA
- the moeA gene encoding molybdopterin molybdotransferase MoeA, producing the protein MRSVSDHQAHVAALFGPARTVRVPIADALGRALAVDVAAQVSLPGFDNSAMDGYAVRAADIADASAEEPVRLPVAEDIPAGRTDSLTLTEGTVHRIMTGAPMPAGADAVVQVELTDGGDQTVTIHGSVGVGTAVRRAGSDIEAGEAALLTGTVIGSSQIGLLAALGVAEVEVTAPLHVVVLSTGSELIAPGNPLEHGQIYESNGAMLCAAVRSAGGEATLVHFVPDDVGQFRARLDEMIDGPAAVDLILTSGGVSAGAYEVVKDALTGQGVDFLKVAMQPGMPQGSGRYTSATGTTVPIVTLPGNPVSAQVSFEIFVRPPLRSAMGLPAHRRRIQAALADDLRSPRGKRQFRRGVFTHAGGADGIGSVIPIGPPSSHHLRFLASANALIDIAADADDVSAGTTVEVILLD; encoded by the coding sequence CTGCGGTCGGTGTCCGACCATCAGGCCCACGTCGCCGCACTGTTCGGACCGGCACGGACGGTGCGGGTCCCGATCGCCGACGCGCTCGGCCGGGCATTGGCCGTCGACGTCGCCGCGCAGGTCAGCCTGCCCGGCTTCGACAACTCCGCCATGGACGGGTACGCCGTCCGCGCCGCCGACATCGCCGACGCCTCGGCGGAGGAGCCGGTGCGCCTACCGGTGGCCGAGGACATCCCGGCCGGGCGGACCGATTCGCTCACCCTCACCGAGGGCACCGTCCACCGGATCATGACCGGCGCCCCGATGCCCGCAGGTGCCGACGCGGTGGTGCAGGTGGAGCTCACCGACGGCGGTGACCAGACCGTCACGATCCACGGCTCGGTCGGCGTCGGAACGGCTGTGCGCCGCGCCGGTTCCGACATCGAGGCGGGTGAGGCCGCACTGCTCACGGGCACGGTGATCGGGTCGTCGCAGATCGGTCTGCTCGCCGCGCTCGGTGTCGCCGAGGTCGAGGTGACCGCACCCCTGCACGTCGTCGTGCTGTCCACCGGGTCGGAGCTGATCGCGCCCGGCAACCCTCTCGAGCACGGGCAGATATACGAGAGCAACGGTGCGATGCTGTGCGCCGCGGTCCGGTCCGCGGGTGGCGAGGCGACCCTGGTGCACTTCGTCCCCGACGACGTCGGACAGTTCCGGGCACGGCTCGACGAGATGATCGACGGCCCCGCCGCCGTCGATCTGATCCTCACCTCGGGAGGTGTCAGCGCCGGCGCGTACGAGGTGGTCAAGGACGCCCTGACCGGCCAGGGTGTCGACTTCCTCAAGGTGGCGATGCAGCCGGGCATGCCCCAGGGCAGCGGTCGGTACACCAGCGCGACCGGCACGACGGTCCCGATCGTCACGCTGCCCGGCAACCCCGTGAGCGCGCAGGTGTCGTTCGAGATCTTCGTCCGACCGCCCCTGCGCAGCGCGATGGGACTGCCGGCGCACCGCCGACGGATCCAGGCCGCCCTGGCCGACGACCTGCGCTCGCCGCGTGGCAAACGCCAGTTCCGACGTGGGGTGTTCACCCACGCCGGCGGGGCGGACGGGATCGGCTCGGTCATCCCCATCGGCCCGCCGAGTTCGCACCACCTGCGGTTCCTCGCATCCGCCAACGCGCTCATCGACATCGCCGCCGACGCCGACGACGTCTCGGCCGGGACGACCGTCGAGGTCATCCTGCTCGATTGA
- a CDS encoding phosphatidylserine decarboxylase, with the protein MARRPKTGIDHAGAAGSADGGAITEHQTGLAHLVELIRHTVPTMHPAGVPFVAGPAAVAVLARRHRWIRTPATALALASATFFRHPTRVPPTLVGAVVAPADGEITIVDEAVPPADLGLGDLPLPRVSTFLSVFDVHVQRVPITGDVVSVVHTPGAFLSADLPAASFDNERTSMRIRTDFGVEIGVVQIAGLIARRIVCHRSAGDRVALGETYGLIRFGSRVDVYLPAGTVPQVLVGQRAVGAETVLATLPVGSA; encoded by the coding sequence GTGGCGAGACGCCCGAAGACGGGGATCGATCACGCGGGGGCTGCGGGCTCGGCCGACGGCGGTGCCATCACCGAGCACCAGACCGGACTCGCGCACCTCGTCGAACTGATCCGGCACACCGTCCCGACGATGCATCCGGCGGGCGTCCCGTTCGTCGCCGGTCCCGCCGCGGTGGCCGTGCTCGCGCGTCGACACCGTTGGATCCGGACCCCGGCCACCGCACTCGCACTCGCGAGCGCCACCTTCTTCCGCCACCCCACGCGCGTCCCGCCGACGCTCGTCGGCGCCGTGGTCGCGCCCGCGGACGGCGAGATCACCATCGTCGACGAAGCCGTACCGCCCGCCGACCTCGGCCTCGGTGACCTCCCACTCCCCCGGGTGTCGACCTTCCTCAGCGTGTTCGACGTGCACGTGCAGCGGGTACCGATCACCGGCGACGTGGTCTCGGTGGTGCACACCCCCGGCGCATTCCTCTCCGCCGACCTGCCCGCGGCCAGCTTCGACAACGAACGCACCAGCATGCGGATCCGGACCGACTTCGGTGTCGAGATCGGTGTCGTACAGATCGCCGGCCTCATCGCACGACGGATCGTCTGCCATCGCAGCGCGGGCGACCGCGTGGCGCTCGGCGAGACCTACGGGTTGATCCGGTTCGGGTCGCGCGTCGACGTGTACCTACCGGCCGGGACCGTGCCCCAGGTGCTCGTCGGACAACGCGCGGTCGGGGCGGAGACGGTGTTGGCCACTCTTCCGGTGGGGTCGGCGTGA
- a CDS encoding CDP-alcohol phosphatidyltransferase family protein — MTEPTRPRVRVPRRTTRPSRRRRLRQSVSDNRSRVPDLNGGRLLVPSAMTVLAICAGLSAAKFALDDRIDLAVGMIAAAALLDGLDGRVARLLGATTKIGAELDSLADAINFGVAPALTIYLVLLRGEDSGWVLALIYTCAIVLRLARFNTLLDDTSAPKFTKDFFVGVPAPAAALIALLPIAAEQQFGYGWWTSAAAVGSWMMLTAALAVSRIPTASLKTFAIPPSALVGILIVVAVGAALLVTFPYILMFVAILGYLVHIPFAWRSRRWVEKRPEEWDTPPRERRLERRARRQVTRARPRKSEARLGLRRPERR, encoded by the coding sequence GTGACCGAACCCACGCGCCCCCGCGTCCGCGTACCGCGACGGACGACACGCCCCTCACGACGCCGCCGTCTCCGACAGAGTGTGTCGGACAATCGATCCCGCGTCCCCGACCTGAACGGCGGCCGCCTCCTCGTACCGTCGGCGATGACGGTTCTCGCGATCTGCGCCGGACTGTCGGCCGCGAAATTCGCGCTCGACGACCGCATCGATCTGGCCGTCGGGATGATCGCGGCCGCAGCACTTCTCGACGGTCTCGACGGCCGCGTCGCGCGTCTGCTCGGTGCGACCACGAAGATCGGCGCCGAACTCGACTCCCTTGCCGACGCCATCAACTTCGGGGTCGCGCCTGCGCTCACGATCTATCTCGTGCTGTTGCGCGGGGAGGACAGCGGCTGGGTGCTGGCGCTGATCTACACGTGCGCGATCGTGTTGCGGCTCGCCCGGTTCAACACCCTGCTCGACGACACCAGCGCACCGAAGTTCACCAAGGACTTCTTCGTCGGTGTGCCTGCCCCGGCCGCGGCACTGATCGCACTGCTGCCGATCGCGGCCGAACAGCAGTTCGGCTACGGCTGGTGGACCTCCGCCGCGGCCGTCGGCTCGTGGATGATGCTGACCGCCGCGTTGGCGGTGAGCCGCATCCCGACGGCATCGCTCAAGACGTTCGCCATCCCACCGAGCGCACTGGTGGGCATCCTCATCGTGGTGGCCGTGGGAGCAGCGTTGCTGGTGACGTTCCCGTACATCCTGATGTTCGTGGCGATTCTGGGCTACCTGGTGCACATCCCGTTCGCCTGGCGATCGCGCCGGTGGGTGGAGAAGCGCCCCGAGGAGTGGGACACCCCGCCGCGCGAGCGTCGTCTCGAGCGCCGAGCCCGACGCCAGGTCACCCGCGCACGGCCTCGCAAGTCCGAGGCCCGACTCGGGTTGCGTCGCCCCGAACGACGGTGA